In the genome of Candidatus Krumholzibacteriia bacterium, one region contains:
- a CDS encoding AMP-binding protein produces MNETLQASFEAQLERDPARRAVGFLAPTGVVTWHTWEELHARAAAQALGLRQLGVQPKDVVILALPSNEACAILLLAVLLCGAVPLLVAPPVLQGMHSNLAAVLARMVVKLAPKLVLCPSRMVEQRQELESRRRQTRFLFGAEAVPALSGNLAPPRLDAHAVVALQLTSGTTGFPRVCQWRQQPVLAALAGMRAAMRLAADDLCFNWTPLYHDMGLVNNFFLCLASGVPLVMAGPQDFVKRPALWLRGMAETGATLSWSPNFGFALAVRKITPADMDGVRLERVRALWNAAERIHLETMQSFHSRFAPYGLRWEAMQTNFGCAECVGGVAFSSLEAPLRWEHLDGEALQSRHQAVALEAAARNTVTVVGVGRAAPGVDLRILSRLGKPLADGQVGEIAVHTPSRMQGYVGDRKETRRALHGKLLRTGDLGYKRGDELFWVGRVRERITVQGRKVDPSYFETALAQVAGLRPGCFVAFGIDDARRGTQRVVVAAEVGQPSVRPFAEIAAEIRDRIFHHLGLEVSETLLVARGTLAKTSSGKRRHQHFRRLYLEGKLRSLEPQQGVYDASPVHPAADEPTRLGR; encoded by the coding sequence ATGAACGAGACCCTGCAGGCGAGCTTCGAGGCCCAGCTCGAGCGCGACCCGGCCCGACGCGCCGTGGGTTTCCTCGCCCCGACGGGCGTGGTGACCTGGCACACCTGGGAAGAGCTCCACGCGCGCGCCGCGGCGCAGGCGCTGGGTCTCCGTCAGCTCGGCGTGCAGCCCAAGGACGTGGTGATCCTGGCGTTGCCGAGCAACGAGGCATGCGCCATCCTGCTCCTTGCCGTCTTGCTCTGCGGCGCCGTGCCGCTCCTGGTGGCGCCGCCGGTTTTACAAGGGATGCACTCGAATCTCGCCGCCGTGCTCGCCCGGATGGTAGTCAAGCTCGCTCCCAAGCTGGTGCTCTGCCCGAGCCGCATGGTGGAGCAGCGCCAGGAGCTCGAGAGTCGCCGCCGGCAAACGCGCTTCCTCTTCGGCGCCGAAGCGGTCCCGGCGCTTTCCGGCAACCTGGCACCGCCTCGACTCGACGCCCACGCCGTGGTGGCGCTCCAGCTCACCTCGGGGACCACGGGGTTCCCGCGCGTCTGCCAGTGGCGGCAGCAACCGGTGCTGGCGGCGCTCGCGGGCATGCGCGCCGCCATGCGCTTGGCCGCCGACGACCTCTGCTTCAACTGGACGCCGCTCTATCACGACATGGGATTGGTGAACAATTTCTTCCTCTGCCTGGCGTCCGGCGTGCCGCTGGTCATGGCGGGGCCACAGGATTTCGTCAAGCGTCCGGCGCTCTGGCTGCGCGGCATGGCGGAGACAGGGGCGACTCTGAGCTGGTCGCCCAACTTCGGCTTCGCGCTCGCGGTGCGCAAGATCACGCCGGCCGACATGGACGGCGTGCGCCTCGAGCGAGTGCGCGCCCTGTGGAACGCCGCCGAGCGCATCCATCTGGAGACGATGCAGAGCTTCCACTCCCGTTTCGCCCCCTACGGGCTGCGCTGGGAGGCGATGCAGACCAACTTTGGCTGCGCCGAGTGCGTCGGTGGCGTGGCCTTCAGCTCTCTCGAAGCACCGCTGCGCTGGGAGCATCTCGATGGCGAGGCGTTGCAATCACGCCACCAGGCGGTGGCGCTCGAAGCCGCCGCACGGAACACGGTGACCGTGGTCGGCGTGGGCCGCGCCGCCCCCGGCGTCGACCTCCGCATCCTCTCCCGGCTAGGCAAACCGCTCGCGGACGGGCAGGTCGGAGAGATCGCCGTGCACACGCCGTCCCGCATGCAAGGGTACGTGGGAGATAGGAAGGAAACACGCCGCGCCCTCCACGGCAAGCTCTTGCGCACCGGAGATCTGGGTTACAAGCGCGGCGACGAGCTCTTCTGGGTGGGCCGTGTGCGCGAACGGATCACCGTCCAGGGCCGGAAGGTGGACCCGAGCTATTTCGAGACCGCCCTCGCCCAGGTGGCCGGCTTGCGTCCGGGCTGCTTCGTCGCCTTCGGCATCGACGATGCCCGGCGCGGCACGCAGCGCGTCGTGGTGGCGGCGGAGGTCGGACAGCCCTCGGTGCGCCCCTTCGCCGAGATCGCCGCGGAAATCCGCGACCGCATCTTCCATCACCTCGGCTTGGAGGTGAGCGAGACGTTGCTCGTGGCGCGGGGCACCCTCGCCAAGACCTCCAGCGGCAAGCGCCGTCACCAGCATTTCCGGCGTCTCTATCTCGAAGGCAAGTTGCGTAGCTTGGAGCCTCAGCAGGGGGTATACGATGCGAGTCCTGTTCATCCAGCCGCCGACGAACCCACACGTCTGGGGCGGTGA
- a CDS encoding cobalamin-dependent protein (Presence of a B(12) (cobalamin)-binding domain implies dependence on cobalamin itself, in one of its several forms, or in some unusual lineages, dependence on a cobalamin-like analog.), which yields MRVLFIQPPTNPHVWGGDAIFVTEPLWAEYLASGLEDAHDVALFDMRVQKTPLSDTLASFRPNVVGMTAYTVDVNTVKRLAEEIKATDPAIRVVVGGFFANGAPAELLTPHIDVVAPAEGVNTLRELVDTWEAKGIKADLAGLRGLALHDNGGMKMTPQRPWPHLDSYRWPNRALSAHVREQYFDKWMKPVASIMSSYSCPFRCEFCCLWPTTNGKYLSRSPESFVDEVASIAEPNVWFTDDEAMIDVPRMHRIADLLEERDIKKSYFYMTRTDSIRRDPKLMEKWARVGLKRVMVGFETIRDKDLVDYNKDATMEDTHESIAILQHNDLEINSNFVLAQDYEPQDFDNLQRFVDSRNLGLPLYFILTPFPGTVTYEKMKDQIIEPNYDYYDLLHSVLPTKMNLRDYYASFSKLYGAIEPLRRGIQGFGDNLDAIVIRNLKKVRESMRSGKSMPPEKA from the coding sequence ATGCGAGTCCTGTTCATCCAGCCGCCGACGAACCCACACGTCTGGGGCGGTGACGCGATCTTCGTCACCGAGCCGCTGTGGGCGGAGTATCTGGCTTCGGGCCTCGAGGACGCCCACGATGTGGCGCTCTTCGACATGCGGGTGCAGAAGACGCCGTTGAGCGACACTCTGGCGTCGTTCCGCCCCAACGTCGTGGGTATGACCGCCTACACGGTGGACGTCAACACCGTGAAGCGCCTGGCCGAGGAGATCAAGGCGACCGACCCGGCGATCCGCGTCGTCGTCGGCGGTTTCTTCGCCAACGGCGCTCCCGCCGAGCTCCTGACCCCGCACATCGACGTGGTGGCGCCGGCGGAAGGCGTAAACACCTTGCGCGAGCTCGTGGACACCTGGGAAGCCAAGGGGATCAAGGCCGACCTCGCCGGCCTCCGCGGTCTGGCGCTGCACGACAACGGCGGCATGAAGATGACCCCGCAGCGCCCGTGGCCGCACCTGGACAGCTACCGCTGGCCGAACCGCGCCCTCTCCGCCCACGTGCGGGAGCAGTACTTCGACAAGTGGATGAAGCCCGTGGCCTCGATCATGAGCTCCTACAGCTGCCCGTTCCGCTGCGAGTTCTGCTGCCTCTGGCCGACGACGAACGGCAAGTACCTTTCGCGCAGCCCTGAGTCGTTCGTGGACGAGGTCGCCTCCATCGCCGAACCGAACGTCTGGTTCACCGACGACGAGGCGATGATCGACGTGCCGCGTATGCATCGGATCGCCGACCTGCTGGAGGAGCGGGACATCAAGAAGAGCTACTTCTACATGACCCGCACCGACAGCATCCGGCGCGACCCCAAGCTCATGGAAAAGTGGGCCCGAGTGGGCTTGAAGCGCGTCATGGTGGGCTTCGAGACCATCCGCGACAAGGATCTGGTGGACTACAACAAGGACGCCACGATGGAGGACACCCACGAATCCATCGCGATCCTGCAGCACAACGATCTCGAGATCAACTCGAACTTCGTCCTCGCCCAGGACTATGAGCCGCAGGACTTCGACAACCTGCAGCGCTTCGTGGATTCCCGCAACCTGGGGTTGCCGCTGTACTTCATCCTCACGCCGTTCCCGGGGACGGTGACGTACGAGAAGATGAAGGACCAGATCATCGAGCCGAACTACGACTACTACGATCTGCTGCACTCGGTGCTGCCGACGAAGATGAACTTGCGCGACTACTACGCCTCGTTCTCCAAGCTCTACGGTGCCATCGAGCCCCTGCGCCGCGGCATCCAGGGCTTCGGCGACAACCTGGACGCGATCGTGATCCGCAACCTGAAGAAGGTCCGAGAGAGCATGCGTTCCGGCAAGTCGATGCCGCCGGAGAAGGCCTAG